Proteins from a single region of Chloroherpeton thalassium ATCC 35110:
- the groL gene encoding chaperonin GroEL (60 kDa chaperone family; promotes refolding of misfolded polypeptides especially under stressful conditions; forms two stacked rings of heptamers to form a barrel-shaped 14mer; ends can be capped by GroES; misfolded proteins enter the barrel where they are refolded when GroES binds) has translation MAAKEIHFDAEGRNALKRGVDKLADAVKVTLGPAGRNVIIDKKFGAPTVTKDGVTVAKEVELEDPVENMGAQMVREVASKTSDVAGDGTTTATVLAQAIYREGLKNVTAGANPMDLKRGIDKAVTGVIIELKKISRPIADKKEIAQVGCISANNDSEIGDLIAEAMEKVGKDGVITVEEAKGTETELKVVEGMQFDRGYLSPYFVTNADSMEAVLDEPYILIYDKKISNMKELLPILEKTAQSGRPLLIIAEEIEGEALATLVVNKLRGTLKVCAVKAPGFGDRRKAMLEDIAILTGGTVISEEKGYKLENATIGYLGQAGSVTIDKDNSTIVEGKGTEDDIKARINEIKNQVEKATSDYDKEKLQERLAKLSGGVAVLNIGATTEVEMKEKKARVEDALHATRAAVQEGIVAGGGVALIRAVTGLENVQVENEDQKTGLEIIRRALEEPLRQIVANTGTVDGSVVVMKVKEGKDDFGFNARTETFENMIAAGVIDPTMVTRTALENAASVAGLLLTTEAVISEKPEDEKMPPMPPGGGMGGMGGMGGMY, from the coding sequence ATGGCTGCAAAAGAAATTCATTTTGATGCCGAAGGTCGCAACGCGTTGAAGCGTGGTGTTGACAAACTCGCCGATGCTGTAAAAGTAACGCTCGGCCCTGCTGGTCGCAATGTCATTATCGATAAAAAATTCGGTGCTCCAACTGTGACCAAAGACGGTGTTACGGTTGCAAAAGAAGTCGAGCTCGAAGATCCAGTTGAAAACATGGGTGCGCAAATGGTTCGCGAAGTGGCTTCCAAAACCAGCGATGTGGCTGGCGACGGTACAACCACCGCAACTGTTTTGGCTCAAGCTATTTATCGTGAAGGTTTGAAAAACGTCACAGCTGGTGCAAATCCAATGGATTTGAAGCGCGGAATCGACAAAGCCGTTACTGGTGTGATTATTGAGCTCAAAAAAATTAGCCGTCCAATTGCTGATAAAAAAGAGATCGCTCAAGTTGGTTGCATTTCCGCAAACAACGATTCCGAAATCGGCGACTTGATCGCAGAAGCGATGGAAAAAGTTGGTAAAGATGGCGTAATCACCGTTGAAGAAGCAAAAGGTACAGAAACAGAATTGAAAGTGGTTGAAGGTATGCAGTTCGATCGGGGCTACCTTTCTCCTTACTTTGTAACCAATGCTGACTCAATGGAAGCTGTTCTTGATGAGCCATACATTCTCATTTACGACAAGAAAATCAGTAACATGAAAGAGTTGTTGCCGATTCTTGAAAAAACCGCTCAATCAGGCCGTCCGCTTCTCATTATTGCAGAGGAAATTGAAGGTGAAGCGCTTGCTACACTTGTTGTAAACAAACTTCGTGGCACATTGAAAGTTTGTGCTGTAAAAGCTCCTGGTTTTGGCGATCGTCGCAAAGCGATGCTTGAAGATATCGCTATTCTCACCGGCGGTACAGTCATCTCCGAAGAAAAAGGTTACAAACTTGAAAATGCAACCATTGGCTACCTTGGCCAAGCTGGCAGCGTAACCATCGATAAAGACAACTCAACAATCGTTGAAGGTAAAGGAACGGAAGACGACATTAAAGCTCGCATCAACGAAATTAAAAATCAGGTTGAAAAAGCCACTTCCGACTACGACAAAGAAAAGCTCCAAGAGCGTTTGGCTAAACTTTCTGGTGGTGTAGCTGTTTTGAACATCGGTGCAACAACCGAAGTTGAAATGAAAGAAAAGAAAGCTCGCGTTGAAGATGCACTTCATGCTACACGCGCAGCTGTTCAAGAAGGTATCGTTGCAGGTGGCGGCGTTGCATTGATTCGTGCCGTTACAGGTCTCGAGAACGTTCAAGTTGAAAATGAAGATCAAAAGACTGGTCTTGAAATCATCCGTCGTGCGCTCGAAGAACCACTTCGTCAGATTGTGGCAAACACAGGCACGGTTGATGGTTCTGTTGTTGTCATGAAAGTAAAAGAAGGCAAAGACGACTTTGGCTTCAACGCACGCACTGAAACTTTTGAAAACATGATTGCTGCTGGTGTGATCGACCCAACCATGGTAACTCGTACCGCACTTGAAAATGCAGCATCCGTTGCTGGCTTGCTTTTGACTACGGAAGCCGTTATTTCTGAGAAGCCAGAAGATGAAAAAATGCCTCCAATGCCTCCTGGTGGCGGCATGGGCGGAATGGGTGGCATGGGCGGAATGTATTAA
- a CDS encoding DUF1232 domain-containing protein: MLLVVCILYILWPLDLFPEAVFGFFGLIDDAAALATLVAVIKRIRSRISPEE; the protein is encoded by the coding sequence GTGCTTTTGGTTGTTTGTATTCTTTATATCCTCTGGCCACTCGACCTGTTCCCTGAAGCGGTTTTTGGATTTTTTGGATTGATCGACGATGCGGCGGCTTTGGCCACGCTTGTGGCCGTAATCAAGCGCATTCGTTCCAGAATAAGCCCTGAAGAATAA
- a CDS encoding cytochrome-c peroxidase, whose translation MKTRIFLLFAFLAISAISGGCSKKTETNTAMLDSTMLKPFKPLPEMVEADSNPITEEKIKLGRMLYFETRLSKSHKFSCNSCHSLTNYGVDNQPVSTGHKEQTGDRNSPTVYNAAGHIAQFWDGRASDVEAQAKGPILNPVEMAMPDEATVVKTLKSIPGYEEIFKKAFPDEKEPITFDNIAAAIGAFERKLVTPSRWDKFLNGDETALTDMEKKGAVKFINTGCVTCHAGAYLGGQMFQKIGLVKPWHAQNDSGRYALTKKQGDAFVFKVASLRNVEKTAPYFHDGSVDSLSQAVDMMGEYQLNKKLNAEDTEEIVAFLKTLTGELPKEYIAEPELPKDGPNTPKPVLN comes from the coding sequence ATGAAAACACGCATTTTCCTTCTTTTTGCGTTTCTTGCCATTTCGGCAATTTCAGGTGGGTGCTCGAAAAAAACGGAAACGAACACCGCCATGCTTGATAGCACCATGCTAAAACCCTTCAAGCCGCTGCCGGAAATGGTAGAGGCCGATAGCAATCCGATTACCGAAGAAAAAATCAAATTGGGGCGAATGCTCTATTTTGAGACCCGTCTATCAAAAAGTCACAAGTTTTCTTGCAATTCATGCCACTCGCTCACAAACTATGGCGTTGATAATCAACCCGTTTCAACTGGGCATAAAGAGCAAACGGGCGATAGAAACTCGCCAACGGTTTATAATGCCGCCGGACATATCGCGCAATTTTGGGATGGGCGCGCTTCAGATGTTGAAGCCCAAGCCAAAGGGCCGATCTTGAATCCAGTGGAAATGGCCATGCCGGATGAGGCAACTGTTGTTAAAACATTGAAATCCATTCCAGGCTACGAAGAAATTTTCAAAAAAGCATTTCCTGACGAAAAAGAGCCCATCACGTTCGATAACATTGCGGCGGCAATTGGGGCATTCGAGCGCAAGTTGGTTACGCCTTCGCGTTGGGATAAATTCCTAAATGGGGACGAAACCGCCTTAACCGACATGGAGAAAAAAGGCGCAGTAAAGTTTATAAATACCGGCTGCGTCACTTGCCACGCCGGCGCTTATTTAGGCGGACAGATGTTCCAAAAAATCGGGCTTGTGAAGCCGTGGCATGCACAAAACGACAGCGGGCGCTATGCACTGACCAAAAAACAAGGCGATGCGTTTGTTTTCAAAGTGGCCAGCCTTCGCAATGTTGAAAAAACAGCGCCTTACTTTCATGATGGTTCTGTTGATAGTTTAAGCCAAGCCGTGGATATGATGGGAGAATATCAGCTTAATAAAAAATTGAATGCGGAAGATACCGAAGAAATCGTCGCGTTTTTGAAAACATTGACGGGCGAGTTGCCAAAAGAGTATATCGCTGAGCCGGAGCTTCCGAAAGATGGACCTAACACGCCGAAACCCGTTTTAAACTAA
- the groES gene encoding co-chaperone GroES, producing MNLKPLADRVIVKPSPAEEKTKGGLYIPDSGKEKPQHGEVVAVGPGKAADNGTVVAMEVQVGQKVLYGKYSGTEVTVDGEDYLIMRESDIFAIIG from the coding sequence ATGAATCTGAAACCATTAGCAGATCGTGTTATTGTGAAGCCCTCACCGGCTGAAGAAAAAACAAAAGGTGGCCTTTACATTCCTGATTCTGGAAAAGAAAAACCGCAACATGGCGAAGTCGTTGCTGTTGGCCCAGGTAAAGCAGCGGATAACGGCACTGTCGTTGCAATGGAAGTGCAAGTTGGTCAGAAAGTACTCTATGGAAAGTACTCCGGTACAGAAGTTACCGTTGATGGTGAAGATTACTTGATTATGCGCGAGTCTGACATTTTCGCAATCATTGGCTAA
- the pgi gene encoding glucose-6-phosphate isomerase has product MPSPTSLPSWKALESNYSSISGIHLRELFAQDPDRFNKFSVQFQDLLLDFSKNRITSETFALLLKLAEEADLKSWIEKMFSGEKINETEGRAVLHVALRNRADRPIFVDGKDVMPEVNRVLAQMRDFTESVRNGEWKGYTGKTITDVVNIGIGGSDLGPYMVTEALKPYGKPGLSVHFVSNVDGTHIAETLKKLQPETTLFVIASKTFTTQETITNAITAKNWFLETAKDNAAIAKHFVAISTNAKAVSAFGIDTKNMFEFWDWVGGRYSLWSAIGLSIALFIGIDGFEALLTGAHEMDEHFRQTPFEKNIPVILALLGVWYNNFFGAESHAVLPYDQYLHRLPAYLQQGDMESNGKSVSRANQKVDYATGPIIWGEPGTNGQHAFYQLIHQGTKLIPADFLAPIHSQNPIGEHHPILLSNFFAQTEALMKGKTPAEARLELEKSGLAGDALEALLPHKVFEGNKPTNSILFERLSPKTLGALIAMYEHKIFVQGVIWNVNSYDQWGVELGKQLAKVILPELKSEGEVAAHDASTNGLINFYKQVKAKG; this is encoded by the coding sequence ATGCCCAGTCCAACCAGTCTACCTTCATGGAAAGCGCTTGAGTCGAACTATTCAAGCATTTCTGGGATTCACCTGCGAGAACTTTTTGCCCAAGATCCTGATCGCTTCAATAAATTTTCAGTTCAGTTTCAAGACCTGCTTCTCGATTTTTCTAAAAACCGAATCACGTCGGAGACATTTGCCCTGCTTTTGAAATTGGCTGAGGAAGCTGATTTGAAATCTTGGATTGAAAAAATGTTTAGCGGCGAAAAAATCAACGAGACGGAAGGCCGCGCAGTGCTACATGTGGCGCTAAGAAATCGCGCCGATCGCCCGATTTTTGTGGACGGCAAAGATGTCATGCCGGAAGTGAATCGGGTGCTGGCTCAAATGCGCGACTTTACCGAGTCGGTTAGAAACGGCGAGTGGAAAGGCTACACAGGAAAAACCATTACGGATGTCGTAAATATCGGCATTGGCGGCTCAGATCTTGGCCCATACATGGTAACAGAAGCGTTGAAGCCTTATGGCAAACCGGGCTTAAGCGTTCATTTTGTTTCAAATGTCGACGGCACACACATTGCCGAAACGCTGAAAAAACTTCAGCCTGAAACAACTTTGTTTGTTATCGCCTCAAAAACCTTTACCACGCAAGAAACCATCACGAACGCCATTACCGCCAAAAATTGGTTTTTGGAAACGGCCAAAGATAATGCGGCCATTGCGAAGCATTTCGTGGCGATTTCCACCAACGCGAAAGCGGTTTCGGCATTTGGCATCGACACGAAGAACATGTTCGAGTTTTGGGATTGGGTTGGCGGTCGATATTCGCTCTGGTCGGCCATTGGGCTTTCCATTGCGCTCTTCATCGGAATAGATGGGTTCGAAGCACTCTTGACCGGCGCGCACGAAATGGACGAACATTTTCGCCAAACGCCTTTTGAAAAAAATATTCCGGTGATTTTGGCGTTGCTCGGGGTTTGGTATAACAATTTCTTCGGCGCTGAATCGCACGCCGTTTTGCCCTACGACCAATATTTACATCGCTTGCCTGCTTATCTCCAACAAGGCGACATGGAAAGCAACGGCAAAAGCGTTTCCAGAGCGAATCAAAAAGTAGATTACGCCACAGGCCCGATCATTTGGGGCGAACCCGGAACGAACGGCCAACACGCGTTCTACCAGCTGATCCATCAAGGCACGAAGCTTATTCCCGCTGATTTTCTTGCGCCAATTCATTCGCAAAATCCGATAGGCGAGCATCATCCGATTTTGCTTTCTAATTTTTTTGCCCAAACTGAAGCCCTCATGAAAGGCAAAACACCGGCGGAAGCTCGTTTGGAACTCGAGAAATCTGGTCTTGCAGGCGACGCCTTGGAAGCCTTACTTCCACATAAAGTCTTTGAGGGAAATAAACCCACAAACTCCATTTTGTTCGAACGACTTTCGCCAAAAACACTCGGCGCACTCATTGCGATGTATGAACATAAAATTTTCGTGCAAGGCGTGATCTGGAATGTAAATTCCTATGATCAGTGGGGCGTTGAACTCGGTAAGCAGCTTGCAAAAGTGATCTTGCCGGAGCTAAAATCGGAAGGCGAGGTTGCCGCACACGACGCTTCAACAAACGGTCTGATCAATTTCTATAAGCAAGTTAAAGCAAAAGGTTAA
- a CDS encoding PAS domain-containing hybrid sensor histidine kinase/response regulator, producing MGTAIPYYIVPGFIQNDSSHRGVFLHLLDVVTDPVFIKDDKQTWLYVNDAFCKFFGASYDKVVGKSDDELFPQLAQVYQCHDELVFSSGRARDFEEEFHTFAEKKYRISTRRSLFRDDFGNAVIVGTITKAAPLMTKHMEENSKHPQITDFYRSIFSTVRSGILLIDASGLIYYCNESACEIFGASESAMLGHLITDLEVDFFHEDGHLFSGDIHPVAITLRTGMPCSNVLVGIANENDSTRWVTVDTHLLPTANDAEESSLVVSLTDVTEAKKADEKRIRAANEFKRTIQHANGAIFKVRRDASGQIAYQLLEGQLACEQKITTEQVKGKTPVQVFGNVVGQTMLMNLARAFKGRSLCFQLKLGANRHVFVTCTPIFENGLVSEVVGSFTDITAHKMLELEKHKLSEQLLQSQKMEAIGTLASGIAHDFNNVMSMLIMASEQMSHLAKDEKLLKYIDLIRQATERGMNITKQLLIFSRSRQGHYAPARIGQIVQQIITILEHSLPKTIKIYTDIETQQDLVFGDQGQIYQALLNISINARDAMQKGGKLSFAVFNEDGEILRKRFPNASTDPYLAIKISDTGIGISPEMTDKIFEPFYTTKTQGKGTGLGLAIAKRIVSEHNGFIDIVSSLNAGTSFYIYLPSVLEDEIQHNPQQLPTEGGSETILLVDDESDLRKLVSRILKKYGYEVYEASNGLTGLAAYQKHSSTIDLIVTDLGMPEMDGEEFIRHVKSANENAKVLIVTGYYDEEQISKLLTQNMSVIQKPFDSNTLLKEIRRLLGS from the coding sequence ATGGGAACAGCAATTCCGTATTATATTGTGCCAGGGTTTATTCAAAATGATAGTTCTCATAGAGGTGTATTTTTGCATCTTTTAGATGTTGTAACAGACCCTGTATTTATCAAAGATGATAAGCAAACATGGCTATACGTCAATGACGCATTTTGTAAGTTTTTTGGTGCTTCTTATGATAAGGTGGTTGGAAAGTCTGACGATGAATTGTTTCCCCAGTTAGCTCAGGTTTATCAATGTCACGACGAGTTGGTATTTAGTAGTGGCCGCGCTCGCGATTTTGAAGAAGAGTTCCATACATTTGCTGAAAAAAAATATAGGATTTCAACTCGCCGTTCTTTATTTAGAGATGATTTTGGAAACGCGGTCATCGTTGGTACCATTACAAAAGCTGCTCCGTTAATGACGAAACATATGGAAGAAAATTCCAAACATCCCCAGATTACTGATTTTTACCGTTCAATATTTTCAACTGTTCGTTCGGGAATCCTATTGATTGATGCCAGCGGGCTGATTTATTATTGCAATGAATCGGCATGTGAAATTTTTGGGGCTTCTGAATCAGCCATGTTGGGACATCTTATCACGGATTTAGAAGTTGACTTCTTTCATGAAGATGGACATTTGTTTTCAGGTGACATTCACCCAGTTGCCATTACGCTCAGAACGGGAATGCCGTGCTCAAATGTCTTGGTTGGCATTGCAAATGAAAACGACTCGACCCGGTGGGTAACGGTTGATACGCATCTCTTGCCCACAGCCAATGATGCGGAAGAGTCCTCTCTCGTGGTTTCTTTAACAGACGTCACCGAAGCTAAAAAAGCAGATGAAAAGCGCATTCGGGCAGCTAATGAATTTAAGCGTACGATTCAACATGCCAACGGCGCTATCTTTAAAGTTCGTCGCGATGCCAGTGGCCAGATCGCGTATCAGCTGCTTGAAGGGCAATTGGCCTGCGAGCAAAAAATCACAACGGAACAGGTAAAAGGAAAAACACCGGTTCAGGTTTTTGGCAATGTGGTCGGGCAAACCATGTTGATGAATCTTGCCAGAGCCTTCAAAGGGCGCAGTTTATGTTTCCAACTGAAGCTTGGTGCAAACCGTCATGTGTTTGTTACCTGCACGCCCATTTTTGAAAACGGCTTGGTTTCTGAAGTCGTGGGTTCATTCACCGATATTACGGCCCATAAAATGCTTGAGCTTGAAAAACATAAGCTCAGCGAACAATTGCTTCAGTCGCAAAAAATGGAAGCGATTGGCACGCTTGCCAGCGGGATTGCGCATGATTTCAACAATGTGATGTCGATGTTGATCATGGCCAGCGAGCAAATGAGCCACTTAGCCAAAGATGAAAAACTGCTCAAATATATAGACTTGATTCGCCAAGCCACTGAGCGTGGAATGAACATCACCAAGCAGTTGCTGATTTTTTCGCGTTCTCGGCAAGGGCACTACGCGCCCGCACGCATAGGGCAAATTGTTCAGCAGATTATTACCATTTTAGAACATTCGCTGCCAAAAACGATTAAAATTTACACCGATATAGAAACTCAGCAAGACTTGGTTTTTGGCGATCAAGGCCAAATCTATCAAGCGCTGCTAAACATCTCGATTAATGCTCGCGATGCTATGCAAAAAGGTGGCAAGTTATCCTTTGCTGTGTTTAATGAAGATGGAGAAATCCTTCGGAAACGATTCCCTAATGCCAGTACCGACCCGTATTTAGCCATTAAAATTTCCGATACAGGCATTGGTATATCACCTGAAATGACCGATAAAATTTTTGAACCTTTTTACACAACCAAAACTCAAGGTAAGGGAACAGGATTGGGTCTTGCTATTGCAAAACGCATTGTCTCTGAGCACAATGGTTTTATTGATATCGTATCATCATTAAACGCAGGTACCTCTTTTTACATTTATCTACCATCTGTTTTGGAAGACGAAATACAGCACAACCCGCAGCAGTTGCCTACAGAAGGCGGCTCAGAAACGATTTTATTAGTCGATGACGAAAGCGACTTACGAAAACTGGTTAGCCGAATTTTGAAAAAGTATGGCTATGAAGTTTATGAAGCAAGCAACGGCCTGACTGGGCTGGCCGCGTATCAAAAGCACTCAAGCACGATTGATTTAATTGTTACCGACTTGGGAATGCCGGAAATGGACGGCGAGGAATTTATTCGCCATGTTAAATCGGCCAATGAGAATGCAAAAGTGCTGATTGTAACTGGCTACTACGATGAAGAGCAAATCAGCAAGTTGCTAACTCAGAACATGTCTGTCATTCAAAAGCCATTTGATTCGAATACGCTGCTGAAAGAAATTCGGCGCTTGCTGGGAAGCTAA
- a CDS encoding ATP-binding protein, with product MYEITLKSKVEEVRKVEHFVQRIAKENQFSEDFVYNVMIIITEAANNAVIHGNKLDEEKKARLKCGIQLQDAGKESLVIEVIDEGDGFDPNNLPNPLAEENLLKPSGRGVFLMKQFAHVEFEFGQRGTTVRMKMDIA from the coding sequence GTGTATGAAATAACTTTAAAAAGCAAGGTTGAAGAGGTTCGCAAAGTCGAACATTTCGTACAACGCATTGCAAAAGAAAATCAGTTTTCGGAGGATTTTGTCTATAACGTTATGATTATCATCACCGAAGCGGCTAATAATGCGGTGATCCATGGCAATAAATTAGACGAAGAGAAAAAAGCTCGCCTCAAATGCGGCATTCAGCTGCAGGACGCGGGGAAAGAATCGCTGGTTATCGAGGTCATTGATGAGGGAGATGGCTTCGATCCAAATAACTTGCCGAATCCGCTGGCCGAAGAAAACTTACTCAAACCTTCTGGCAGAGGCGTTTTCCTGATGAAGCAATTTGCTCATGTTGAGTTCGAATTTGGTCAACGCGGAACCACCGTGCGGATGAAAATGGATATTGCATAA